DNA from Marinagarivorans cellulosilyticus:
GGCAATTATAGAAAGCTTAATCGTGCCGGAGGTCAATGAGCAGGATCAAAGTGCCTTGATTCAAGCATTATTACAGATGCTTGAAAACTTAATTAGTTATCGTCGGCGTTATCGTGCGCGCATGGGAGTGCAGTCTAGCTTGGATTTAGTCATGCTTGATACTAGCAATCCTCGTTCTTTGCTATTCCAGCTAGAAGAGTTAAGTAAGCATTTAAAAGAGTTGCCCAAGCTGCCAGAAACGCGCCATGAGTTGGCTTTGGAGGAGCGGGCAGCTTTACAGGCTGAGGCGCTGGTTAAATTGTCGTTATTAAAAGAGTTAAGTTTGAGAGAAGAAGGTCAGCGAAAAATACTCAAAAATCATTTGGAGCAGCTTACAGAATTAATGGGTGCGGTCAGTCGGTATGTTAGCGATAAGTATTTCGACCATAAAAATAGTTCACAACAATTGGTTCGTAATACCATAGGAGAATAATTGTGCTTTACCGCATTTGTCATATTACGGAATACCTTTATAACGCTCCGGTATCGCATTGTTATAATTTGGCGCACATTATTCCGCGCACAAGTCACCGACAAAAGTGCATTAGTACCGATATTAGCATTAACCCAACGGCGGCATTTAAATCTATTCGCGATGACTATTTTGGTAACCGCGCTTATCATTTTGAAATTCAGCGCAGCCATAAAAAATTAGTGTTAACGGCTACCAGTAAGGTAGAAACGCGAGAGCAATTTTATGATGCAAAGCTAGATGCCGGCACAACCTGCGCTGATGCTTGGCAATTATTGAGCTATGCCAAAGAGGCTGAGTTCTTATTTGCTCGCGAATTTTTGTTGGAGTCGCCGATGATTAAGTTGCAGTCGGCTTTACGTGAATATGCTGAGCCATTATTCACGCCAGAAAAGCCATTGCTGCAAGCGGTAATGGAGTTAACTCAGCTGATATTTCGTGAATTCAAATACAGCCCTGAAGCTACTACAATTGCGACGCCGTTAGAGGAGGTGCTAGAGAAGAAGCAGGGGGTTTGTCAGGATTTTGCTCACTTGCAAATTGGTTGTTTAAGGGCGATGGGAATCCCTGCTAAATATGTTTCTGGCTATATCGAAACATTGCCGGCGCCAGGGGAGGTGAAACTGGTGGGTAGTGATGCAACGCATGCTTGGGTATCGGCTTTTTGCCCAGGCCAAGGTTGGGTAGAGTTTGATCCAACCAACAATTGCATTGCCGCCGAGCAACACGTGTTAACGGCGTGGGGGCGAGATTATTACGATGTAACACCATTGAAGGGTGTTATTTTTGGTGGTGGTGAAAGTCCGATACTGAATGTATCTGTTGATGTGGCCCGTATATAAGCGCCATTTTTCAATTTTTAGGCAATAAAAAAGGCAAGCTCCAAGGAGTTTGCCTTTTTTATAGTTTTAGAGCGCCTTTTATAAGGTGCTCTAAATCAAATTATAGAGCTACGATGTTCTCTGCTTGAGGACCTTTTTGTCCTGAAGTTACAGTGAATTCTACGCGCTGGCCTTCGGCCAAAGTTTTGAATCCAGAGCTGGCGATTGCACTGAAGTGCGCAAATACGTCTGGGCCAGACTCTTGCTCGATGAAGCCAAAGCCTTTAGATTCGTTAAACCATTTTACGGTGCCAGTAGTTGTATTAGACATAATAATATCCTGAAAATTTATAGGTAAGGTTGCCTTAATAGGCTTGATAGCGGAAAAACAGACTGAAACTTAAAAACTACAGGACGAGGAATTACGAATAAAACAACGAGTTGGAGATTATAAACTATAGGCTTTCTTTCTTGCTGTGCCGCAGTGTACAGAGTCTATCGCTTAAAGTCTATATGTTAATAATTTTTGCGCCGCTAAGGTGGCGTTAGGCAGTGCTTGTTTTTCTCGTTTATGGTGGCAGTATTGCCTTGTAGGCTCATCAAGGGCTGGATTTGTGAGCCGCAAGGCAAGTCTATGCTTATTTACCCTAACGTTGCATTAACTTTTGGCCCAGGATCGCTTCGCTGCTTCTATAGCAGTATTTCTAACGTCGTACTCAATTTTTCTGGATCTCACCTAGAGTGACTAGTATCAATCCAAAAAAATCTCCGTTCAACGCTATAAATACCACTCTAAAAGCTCCTGAACTCAATATCTAATGCAACGTTAGGGTTTATTCTTCGTACCGAATCGCTGTAAATGTACTTGCCGGCAGTGTGATAATGGTCTCGAAAGCGACGAAGGCGTGGCCGGGTTCTTTGTCGTCTAATAAATTCAATTCTATATCGCCACCTGCGCTCCGCAAAAACTGTTTGACCGCATCCATGCCCACTCCGCGGCCAGAAATGGCCGAAACTTCGTCTTTTGTGGATGCGCCAGATGCAAAAATAAGCTCTGCAATAGCGGCGGTGGGGGGCGTATCGCCAGTTTTCCAAACGCCCATTTCTAATCCTTTTTGATATAAACGATCAATATTTACGCCTTTGCCGTCGTCTTTAACGTGAATGCGAAGATTATCTGCCCGTAAGCTGGTGAAAACGTCGATACGTCCTTGTTCGGGTTTTCCAGTTTTAGCTCGTTCTTCGGGGGGCTCTATGCCGTGGTCAACGCTATTGCGTAATAGGTGGGCAAAGACGTTATTGAGCAGCTCGTGCGCATTCGATTTAATGCGAATATTACTGTCGTCGATAATAATTTTAGGGTCGGCTTTGCCTAATTGTTTTGCGATAGAAGGCAAAGAGTTAACAATGTCGGCTAAGACTTTGCTCATAGTATTCGATAAAGCGATATTCAGTAATATATTGGCTGACTGCAGTTGGGTCGATTTCCCGGCTTCTGGGTAGTATTTAGATACCTCAGAAACACATTTTTGAATATGGGCAATGGTACTAACATCCAGTAAAGGTTTTTCCATGTCATCGGCGTTGTTATCGCCTCTGCCTAATACATCATAGTAAACTGCGGCATATTCTTTGGCGATAAGCTCGACTTTGATCAGGTCATTGAGAAGTTCTTCTGGTTGCCAAGGATAATCGTCAGAGGCTTTTAAATTGCTGTATGTCGTCTCGACGTTGTGTACAACATCGCTGTAATAGCTAAAACCATAGGTTCGGCAATTGCCTTTAATGGTATGCATGTTTCTAAATAGTAAGGCTATTGTGTCTGGGTCTTTGTTGCCTGATTTTTGAATGCTCTCTCGGTTCTCTTGGATAAATTTCTTGGCGGATTCTTCGAATGCAAGGTATTTTTTATTGGGCACTTTAATAAGCTGAGCAATAATATCTAACTCGCGTTTTTGGGCTAAGGCTTCGCCTTCCGCTTGTTTTAATGCGGTAACATCCCTGACGGAAACCATCAGTTTTGATACACAATCATCAATAATAATCGGGTCCCAATCTAACGAAAGGTGTTGTGTCTGTTGTTCTCGGGTAATGCTGTAATCGGTTGGTAGTACGTGCGCATTGAAGGTGAAGTTCATTTCATCTTCGCCAATAATCGATTTAATGGCCTCTTTGGCTTGGTTAAGGCTGTCGCCACCAATATTGGCGCCTGTAAAAAGCAAATCCATAGCATTTTGGCCGGAAATTTCTTGTGTTTGAAAAATATCTTCTAAAAATGAGGAGTACTCTGGGTGGATATTGCCGCTAGGCTCAACGGTAAATAACCCTTGGCGCATATTTCCCAGCATGGCTTGTATGTCATGGTTTTTCTCCCTTAGCTCGCTGGTGCGCTCTGCGACCTTTACTTCTAGTTTTTGTTTTTGTAGCTCGATTATTTTGCGCTTTTTGCGTTGTGCATAAACGAATCTAACAATAATGCCAATAAAGGCTAGCGCATATAATGTATAAGCCCACCAAGTCTTCCACGGTGGCGGTAGTTGAATAATCGTAATGGACTTGCCTTCTTCATTCCAAATGCCATCGTTATTACTGGCTTTTACTTTAAAAGTATACTTTCCACCATCGAGGTTGGTATAAAGCGCTGCGCGCTGATTACCGACTTCGCGCCAATTTTCATCAAACCCTTCTAGTTTGTAAGCGTACTGGTTTTTGTCGGAATCTCGATAGTTTAGCGCCGCAAAATTTAGCGAAAACATATTCTTCTTGTAATCTAGAGTGATGGTGTCGGTAAGGTTAACAGCTTTGCTCAGGAGTTTATCGGGCCCATTAATAGCAATGGATTTAGTGAAAACTTTAAAGTCGGTTAGTACAACAGGTGGGGCGAGTGTGTTAGTGCTAAGTTCTTTGGTATTGAATAACCGTATGCCATTGGTACCGCCAAAAATAACCTCACCACGCTGGCTAGTAATGACTGAGCCAGTATTAAAACCACCTAGCTGTTGACCACTGGCGCGTTTGTAATTGTTGACCGTATTTGTATCGGGGTTAAACATAACAATACCGTTGTTAGTGCCGATCCATAAATTACCCTTTGTATCTTCGGTGATGCTGCGAATGCCATTGTCGACGAAATTTTCACGGGTACCGTAAACGGTAAAACTTTTACCGTCAGCATTAAGCCGGTTTAAGCCCCAGTCGGTGCCAAACCATAACCTTTTTTGGCTGTCTTCGAAGATGCATAAAACGGAGTTGTTCGAGATGCTGTTGGGGTCGCTATCGCTGGCAATAAAACGCTGAGCTATCGCTGTTGTTCTGTCGAGCAAATCAAGCCCGTTGGCTGTGCCGACCCAAAAGCGATTGCTCGAATCTTCAAAGGTTGTCCAGACTAATTGATTGGAGATTGATTTTGGGTTATTGCTGTCATGGGAGTAGTTAGTGAATGTGCCAGCTTTTTGGTCGTACAGGCTTAAGCCGCCGCCATGTGTTCCAATCCAAATTTTTCCCGCAGCATCTTCGTAAATATTCCAGACAGCTTCGTCATTTAAGGCATTATAAGTACCAGAGCCCTTGCCTTTTAGGTCCAGATCAAAAGGGATTTGGTCGAAGCTATCGCGATCAGGATTATAGCGGTTGACTGCGCCGCCCCAAGTCCCCACCCAAAAATTGCCTTTAGAATCGAGCAGTGATGACAATATGGCATTGCTGCTGATCTTGTTGTTGCTAACTTGATAATGCTTAAAGGTATTATCGAAACGGTTGAAATAGCTTACGCCGCCACCATCGGTCCCCAACCACAAATTGCCTTTGGCATCTTCTTGTAGTGTTAATACAGAGTTATGCGGCAGGCTATTGCTGTTGTTTGGATCGTTGTTGTATAGGGATATAGCACCGGAGGAGCGGTCGAAAAAATTAATACCGGCAGGGTAGGTGCCCACCCACAAATCGCCATTGCGATCTTCGAATATGGCGCGTGTTGAGTTCGAGGCTAGTGACCCTTTTTGGCCTTTTTTGTGAGAAAACCGAATGAAACGGTCATTATCTTTGTCGTATAAGTTCAGGCCGCCACCGTCGGTGCCAATCCAATTAAAGCCCTTAGAGTCAATTATTACTTCTCTAATTAAATTGGCGCCAATAGAGAAGTTATTGCTGGGATCATGCTGATATTTCTTGAATTTTTTTGTCGTGGTGGGGTCTTCTCCGCTTTAGTGAGGTAAAAAGAGATGCTAAGACCCGCCATATCCGTTGAAATGTAAGGTTCTCACGCCACTACACTTAAACGAATATATGAGCCTTAACATCTCCAGCAAAATTTTGAGCCTTCCTGGTCAGCGTGTCAAACAAGTTCAGCATGACTTGGCCCTGCAAAGATTGACTATACACTGCAAGCGAGACCGTCGTTATAGAGCGATTGACCCGTCAAGTAATGAGGCGGCCAACATCAACCGATACTTGCGCAGAACGATCCGTGATGTCCCTTTGTGTGGCTTCGAGTGCTATTTGGAAGTTGAGCTCGCTCAAGTTGTGACGACTTGCGGTAGGCGTCTAATGGAGGCTTGCGAATTTGTCGATACAGGCAATCGCTATACTCAAAGATTTTGCCAGTTGGTGAGCGGATTGTGTCGCCATATGAGTATCAGCACGGTCAGTCGGCACCTAAAGCTACGATGGGAAACGGTGAAAAATATGGATAAATTTCACCTAGAGAAAACGTTGCCTGCACTTAATCCTGAAAAATTAATTGACTTAAAATATCTTGGGGTCGATGAAGTCGCTAGAGCCAAAGGCCATGATTATATGACGGTGATTTATGACATGGAATCCGGTCATTTAATTGGCGTTGAGACAGGCCGTAAAGCCGAGGTGTTGACAGCGTTTCTAAAGCGCTTACCAGCACAAACCGCTGAAAACATAGAGGCGGTAGCCATGGATATGGGGCCAGCCTATCAAAAATCGGTACGCGAATGCTTGCCTAATGCTGACATTGTTTTCGATCGGTTTCATGTGATGCAAAACTACAGTAAAGCCATGAGCAATCAGCGTAGGATCGAGTTCAGAAAGGCGGATCGCGCAGGCAAAGAGCAGCTTAAAGGTACCCACTACCTGTTGTTAAAAAATGCCGACAAGTTAAATGATAAACAAGCCAATAAACTCCAGACATTGCTCGAAAATAATTCCAATATCAATACACTTTATATACTCAAAGAGCAGCTCCAAGCTTTGTGGAATGCAGGGAATTATGACGCCATGATGAATGCATTGGAGCAGTGGTGCGACATCGCGGAACAGACGAATATGCTCTATCTCAAGAAATTTGCAAAGTCACTAAGGAAGCATAGCGTAGGCATTTGTAACTACGGAAAACACGGGCTGACTAGCGCCAGAATTGAAGCCGGCAATGTCAGCATTGGCATGATTCGCAAGCGAGCAAGAGGCATCAAGGATACCGAGTACTTCAAGCTAAAAATAAGGCAATCATCGATGCCTGACGAGCAATCCATGTTCTATGGAAGCCACTAGATCACCTCACTAAAGCGGAGAAGAGCCTCGTGGTGTTGAATTTATAAATACCACTATGGCTCCCTGCCCATAAGTTGCCCGCGTCGTCAAATTCAATTGCCCAGAGATCATTGTCGGGTAGGTTGTTGATGTCCTTGGGGTTGGGCAGATAAGTTGCGAAGCTTTTGTCTTGCCAATTAAAGTAATGAAGGCCTTTTTCGTTGGCTAGCCAGAAGTTGCCGCTAGGGTCCCGCAGTATGTCGTGGATAACATTATTATTAAGCGCCCCTTTTGTTGTAGTGATATCGTAAATGGTGACGTTTTCACTGTGTGGCTCAATAACAGCTAAGCCAGCATAGGAGGCCACGAGTACTTCGCCGCTTTTAGCCTCAACAATTTTATTGATAGTGCCAGTATCAATATTGTGTTCTTGCCCTTGTTTACGTATTAACTTTTTAAAAACTTGTTTTTCGCGGTCGAACCATAAAACGCCGTTTCTTGTTGCAACCCATAAACGTTGCCGGCTATCTTCGAAGAGGTCCACAGCTTGAGAAGCGAGAATATTTTTGCTGCTATCTTGCTCATCTATTTCGATATTAAAAGGTAAAAAGTCGTTGCCATCGTAACGTAAAATGGCATTGCGGCCGCCTAGCCAGATATAACCTTGGTAGTCTTGCAGTACAACCTCTACTTCACCTATGTTGACGTCTTTGTTGTCAAATAAATGCTGAAAATACATTTTTTCTGGGTAGCTAGCACGGGCAGTGTCGTCGGCAATAACAAGGTGAATATGACTGAGCAAGGTAAGTGCCATCGCTATTTGGATGCTAACGGTTATTGCTCTGCGGCGGGGGGCTGCTGTGGCACCTAGTTGTTGGTATTTTGATGAGAATATCTGTTTAAGCAATGTTGATGCAAAGGCCAGCATTGTGTGCCCCAATAGAGTAATAGGTTGTCTTGTAGGTATAGACCGAGAAGGGCCGCTCTGATGCAACGCGTTGATATAGGTCTGTGTTTAGTTAGATGATCTGGTAATGAGCAAAGTGGTTATAGGCTGAATCAAAGCCCGCGGCAGCTGCTTGGGCCTTGTGCTTTGGCCTGTTGCAGGGCTTGTTCTGCACGCTCTAATGCGGCTTCGAAGGTATCTTGCTTTTGCGTGAGCGACAAACCAATGCTCAATGTTATTGGGGCGCTTTGATTAGGTCCTACTGAACTTGGGTATTGGTTTGTTCCGTCATCGGTTAATAGGGGCGCTGGCTGATGCTGCTTAATAATATTGTTGAGTTTTGTGGCGAATTGCAGTGCGTTTTTAGCGCTGGGTTGCTCTGTAATAATAATGAAACGGTGATCTTCCCAGCGGCCAAGGTTGTCGTGTTTACGGGTATTTTGTTTAAGTAAGGTGGCGATATGCTTGAGTGCTTTTTCGTCTAGCGTATTGTTAGTGGGCTGATGGTCGGTGCTGGGGGTGTCCATCTCCATAATCAGTACTGCTATGTTGGCAGCTGCGCCTTTGCTAAAGGCAGCGCTAATGATGGCTTGAATGGCGCTTTGGTTAAGTACCTGTGTCGCGGGGTCTAAGTGTTCTTTTGCTTGTAGTGTTTTGTAGAAGTGTTTAAGTGTATTAAGCGACTGCAGGCAGGCTTGTTGCCGGTTGTAAAATACAAAAGCTCGCCAAGCGCCTTCGGTTAATAGCAGCGCAAGCCACAATAAAATAATGGCGAGATAGAGCTGTTCTTTGCTTATCCAGTCGCCAATTACTGTGGCCGAGGCTATTGATAGCGTGTGCTCTGATTCCGGCTTAGCGTCAACTAATTCCACATAGAGCCCACGAACACTATCGCGTTTAACAACGGTTTGGCGCCGGTGTAGCTTAAAGGTATCGATCCACCAATCTGCCACTTTGAACTCGTTAAAATCGAGGTAAATGGGCGCTGTTAGTTCATCAATATAGGCGTAGCTGTGCATAAACCGGTGAATGCGATCACTATTTTTTTCGTTTGCAGGCTGGGTGTTCGGCTCGTAGTTGGTAAGGGTGAAGCGTAAACGCTGGTGATCACCAGTGTATTTCAGAGAAATCTCTATGCCTTCGTAACCCGAAAGGTCCAGCGTCTTTTTGGGGGCTACCGCATGAGATTGCGAATTAAGCGCCGCGGGCGACTGGGCCTCCTGCGGTGTTTGAAAAAACATAAGGTTGTTACCGCACAGCGTTGTCGTGCTTTTAGAGCCTATGTAGCAATGCACCGTATTGCCCGCTTCAGAGGTCGGTTTGGCCACGCTATTGCCGCCCATAATCACATCGGAAAATACCGCCCAGCGGTGACTATCGTTGGGGTAAAGTTGAATCGTTTTGTTGGGGATATGCGGGTAAACAACAAGCGCGCCGAGGCTTAAGATAACCCCAGTGATTTTGCTGAGCTTAAGCGCTCTTGTTAGCGTTGTTGTATTCACAGCTATTACCGCAGTATGGATATATTGACTATAGCTAATTCGATGGCAAAGCCTTGCTGGCTCGCTGCTATTGGTCATGCGGGCACGTTATTTCGTCGATAGCTAATCAAGTGTTCATGACAAATGTCATCTTGATCGGTGACAAACTACAATGACTTATATTTTGCGCGCAGTGGATACTAGCTGCTCTCGTTATTCAGGCTGCGAGTTTCTTCTTATTCGAATTTGCCCGAGCCGCTTTACAAAGGTGCGTTATGAAAATACAAACAAAAGCTTTTCAAGTGCAGGAGCACACTAAAAAGGAAGACAAAATGTATCCTTTTTATTTGGTGTATTCGCTTTTTTACTTCTTTCCGTTGTTTTTTATGGGTGAGCACTTGCGAACGCTGGGTGTAGGCTGGTGGTTGGCGATGTTCACTATTTACGGTGTTTTTGTCGCACTGTTTTTTATGATTTCGTCGCTGCGGGGGCGAGCAAAAGTTGCGGTGTTAGTCGCTATGTTGGCTTTGGCAACCTTTGGTTCTGTGGTGTCGGCAGGCACAGCCGCGTTTTATGCTTATGTTACCTTCTTTGCTATTTTCTATATGTCCCGAAAGCAGGCTGTATTCTTTTGTATGGCTACCGGTTTGGCTATTGTGTTTGCGGCTTGGGCGTTTGTGGACTTTGCTTGGTATTTTGTTCTACCGGCAGTATTCCCTGCTGTGATGAATATCTTTACCGCAAGCTTAGAGGTACAAAAGCGCCGCTTGAATTATGAAACGGAACGAGCCAGTCATTTAGAGGAGCGAGAGCGCATTGCGCACGACTTGCACGATGCAACCGGGCACCACCTTACGGCTATTGCCTTAAAAGCGCAGTTAGCACAACGGCAGTTAGCGGCAGGCCAATACGATAAAGCCGCGCAAGAGCTAGAGGCAATAGTTGGCTTGGCAGCGCAAAATCGCGCGGCTATTCGCAATGCGATAGAAGGTACGCTGCCCGACAAT
Protein-coding regions in this window:
- a CDS encoding transglutaminase family protein, which gives rise to MLYRICHITEYLYNAPVSHCYNLAHIIPRTSHRQKCISTDISINPTAAFKSIRDDYFGNRAYHFEIQRSHKKLVLTATSKVETREQFYDAKLDAGTTCADAWQLLSYAKEAEFLFAREFLLESPMIKLQSALREYAEPLFTPEKPLLQAVMELTQLIFREFKYSPEATTIATPLEEVLEKKQGVCQDFAHLQIGCLRAMGIPAKYVSGYIETLPAPGEVKLVGSDATHAWVSAFCPGQGWVEFDPTNNCIAAEQHVLTAWGRDYYDVTPLKGVIFGGGESPILNVSVDVARI
- a CDS encoding cold-shock protein, whose product is MSNTTTGTVKWFNESKGFGFIEQESGPDVFAHFSAIASSGFKTLAEGQRVEFTVTSGQKGPQAENIVAL
- a CDS encoding two-component regulator propeller domain-containing protein; translation: MGANLIREVIIDSKGFNWIGTDGGGLNLYDKDNDRFIRFSHKKGQKGSLASNSTRAIFEDRNGDLWVGTYPAGINFFDRSSGAISLYNNDPNNSNSLPHNSVLTLQEDAKGNLWLGTDGGGVSYFNRFDNTFKHYQVSNNKISSNAILSSLLDSKGNFWVGTWGGAVNRYNPDRDSFDQIPFDLDLKGKGSGTYNALNDEAVWNIYEDAAGKIWIGTHGGGLSLYDQKAGTFTNYSHDSNNPKSISNQLVWTTFEDSSNRFWVGTANGLDLLDRTTAIAQRFIASDSDPNSISNNSVLCIFEDSQKRLWFGTDWGLNRLNADGKSFTVYGTRENFVDNGIRSITEDTKGNLWIGTNNGIVMFNPDTNTVNNYKRASGQQLGGFNTGSVITSQRGEVIFGGTNGIRLFNTKELSTNTLAPPVVLTDFKVFTKSIAINGPDKLLSKAVNLTDTITLDYKKNMFSLNFAALNYRDSDKNQYAYKLEGFDENWREVGNQRAALYTNLDGGKYTFKVKASNNDGIWNEEGKSITIIQLPPPWKTWWAYTLYALAFIGIIVRFVYAQRKKRKIIELQKQKLEVKVAERTSELREKNHDIQAMLGNMRQGLFTVEPSGNIHPEYSSFLEDIFQTQEISGQNAMDLLFTGANIGGDSLNQAKEAIKSIIGEDEMNFTFNAHVLPTDYSITREQQTQHLSLDWDPIIIDDCVSKLMVSVRDVTALKQAEGEALAQKRELDIIAQLIKVPNKKYLAFEESAKKFIQENRESIQKSGNKDPDTIALLFRNMHTIKGNCRTYGFSYYSDVVHNVETTYSNLKASDDYPWQPEELLNDLIKVELIAKEYAAVYYDVLGRGDNNADDMEKPLLDVSTIAHIQKCVSEVSKYYPEAGKSTQLQSANILLNIALSNTMSKVLADIVNSLPSIAKQLGKADPKIIIDDSNIRIKSNAHELLNNVFAHLLRNSVDHGIEPPEERAKTGKPEQGRIDVFTSLRADNLRIHVKDDGKGVNIDRLYQKGLEMGVWKTGDTPPTAAIAELIFASGASTKDEVSAISGRGVGMDAVKQFLRSAGGDIELNLLDDKEPGHAFVAFETIITLPASTFTAIRYEE
- a CDS encoding ISL3 family transposase, translated to MSLNISSKILSLPGQRVKQVQHDLALQRLTIHCKRDRRYRAIDPSSNEAANINRYLRRTIRDVPLCGFECYLEVELAQVVTTCGRRLMEACEFVDTGNRYTQRFCQLVSGLCRHMSISTVSRHLKLRWETVKNMDKFHLEKTLPALNPEKLIDLKYLGVDEVARAKGHDYMTVIYDMESGHLIGVETGRKAEVLTAFLKRLPAQTAENIEAVAMDMGPAYQKSVRECLPNADIVFDRFHVMQNYSKAMSNQRRIEFRKADRAGKEQLKGTHYLLLKNADKLNDKQANKLQTLLENNSNINTLYILKEQLQALWNAGNYDAMMNALEQWCDIAEQTNMLYLKKFAKSLRKHSVGICNYGKHGLTSARIEAGNVSIGMIRKRARGIKDTEYFKLKIRQSSMPDEQSMFYGSH
- a CDS encoding ligand-binding sensor domain-containing protein, whose translation is MLAFASTLLKQIFSSKYQQLGATAAPRRRAITVSIQIAMALTLLSHIHLVIADDTARASYPEKMYFQHLFDNKDVNIGEVEVVLQDYQGYIWLGGRNAILRYDGNDFLPFNIEIDEQDSSKNILASQAVDLFEDSRQRLWVATRNGVLWFDREKQVFKKLIRKQGQEHNIDTGTINKIVEAKSGEVLVASYAGLAVIEPHSENVTIYDITTTKGALNNNVIHDILRDPSGNFWLANEKGLHYFNWQDKSFATYLPNPKDINNLPDNDLWAIEFDDAGNLWAGSHSGIYKFNTTRLFSALVR
- a CDS encoding diguanylate cyclase domain-containing protein, whose product is MTNSSEPARLCHRISYSQYIHTAVIAVNTTTLTRALKLSKITGVILSLGALVVYPHIPNKTIQLYPNDSHRWAVFSDVIMGGNSVAKPTSEAGNTVHCYIGSKSTTTLCGNNLMFFQTPQEAQSPAALNSQSHAVAPKKTLDLSGYEGIEISLKYTGDHQRLRFTLTNYEPNTQPANEKNSDRIHRFMHSYAYIDELTAPIYLDFNEFKVADWWIDTFKLHRRQTVVKRDSVRGLYVELVDAKPESEHTLSIASATVIGDWISKEQLYLAIILLWLALLLTEGAWRAFVFYNRQQACLQSLNTLKHFYKTLQAKEHLDPATQVLNQSAIQAIISAAFSKGAAANIAVLIMEMDTPSTDHQPTNNTLDEKALKHIATLLKQNTRKHDNLGRWEDHRFIIITEQPSAKNALQFATKLNNIIKQHQPAPLLTDDGTNQYPSSVGPNQSAPITLSIGLSLTQKQDTFEAALERAEQALQQAKAQGPSSCRGL
- a CDS encoding sensor histidine kinase, with protein sequence MKIQTKAFQVQEHTKKEDKMYPFYLVYSLFYFFPLFFMGEHLRTLGVGWWLAMFTIYGVFVALFFMISSLRGRAKVAVLVAMLALATFGSVVSAGTAAFYAYVTFFAIFYMSRKQAVFFCMATGLAIVFAAWAFVDFAWYFVLPAVFPAVMNIFTASLEVQKRRLNYETERASHLEERERIAHDLHDATGHHLTAIALKAQLAQRQLAAGQYDKAAQELEAIVGLAAQNRAAIRNAIEGTLPDNVGQMYQQLTNLLTEQGFDVKTNGELPLFHNAYSADIVAIFTEAMANTLRHAGAKEVVISHAVTASDYQWRIANPSGARDLSREGLGLTSMAKRAQAMGGQAAFSVNTQGQAELCLTLPLSVLVN